In Ananas comosus cultivar F153 linkage group 7, ASM154086v1, whole genome shotgun sequence, the sequence AAGCATTGAATGTTTGAGGGCCGAACTGCAAAATGTTTCACGACGATTTTGCCGTGAAAGTACAATAATCCATCATCGATTAACCCAGGATACGTAATCATGGTAGGAACTATAATTATGTTATACCCATGGTGAAACTTTCCACAAAAACTTACATCTTTTGGCGGGAATGCTTCAATGCCGGTGTCCATGCTTGAATTGACTGCTTCTAGCTTCATCGACAAAAACTGAAATGTGCAGCAAAAAGGAATTATTTTTGAACTACTTTTGAAGGCAATGCCAAAGAATGCCAACTGCCGGAAAGGTATCTACCTCAACCTGGCATTGTAAGGCCTGAATGTAATTGATTATTTCATCCAGAACTGATGCTTTACCAATCACCTGTGAGAACACGCATGAAAGCACAACGTCAGAGCGCAACATTCAACGAAAAGTAGCTCCAGAAACTAGAAGAGACATTAAATTGCGACCTTCAGCATGAGTTGAAAATAGTTGATCCGATGCAATACTACatgatatctgaaatttttttacaaaaaataatgtGGAAATTTCAATATAGAATATGCACCTTATTGCATCCAGGGACTAGATCTTGGAGAGTTTTCATCCGTTCActtattttttctctccttgCCTGCCAATAAAGAAATTCcagtaatataattaaaattatggaGCGAAGAAACCTCAGAATGCTGCAAATTTTGTGACCAACTTTCTACCAAGTAAataggaacacatttcaaaaaaaaaatttcgtgccTCTTTTGTCTAGCTTCATGGGGAAGCAACAGCCAGAGCTTTTGCTGTGGCTAGAAGCTGAAGTGAGCTTGTGAGCTCAGAAAGCAAAAGCTTCTATTTGAAACCTCTGCTTCTGGGGTTTCAATGGAAAAAgaagattaattttattttaacagctCGTAAGCTACAAATCATGGATACCAAGGAGGTAGGGAATAACGGAGTTTAAGTTGTAACTTCAAAGAAAACCTTACTCTTTCTGCAAGACTATGACTATCTGTTGCTTGCCCCCTTCTCGCCCTGACGTGGATGTAATCTTGCTTGGGTGGCTCAGGCGGTGGAGCGATTTGATCCATCTGCTTATTAGCCATTCCAGAACTTGCTTCAGCGGCACCTTTCACATTGACATTATTATCAACAGAGTTTACGCCCTTGAGCCGTTTTCCTTCAGAATTAGTCTGCAAAGTATTTCAACGAGCTTTCAGTTCAACCATTTTTCAACATTAGAAGCAATTCTTACATGAATCAtcgcactttttttttaatgattttacTTTTATGCAAGGGctccaaaaaatagaaaattgtttAGCATACTATCATATCCCTAAAGAAAGCACCAAATTGCCTTCTATTAAACATAAAAACCCAACAGTATATCAATTAAGCTACAACTTAGAGATACACTATTTCAGCAGATTGAAACCACTGATTAAACTAAACCAATATGGGGCACACCAATAGAAACAAGCCAAGCTTTTGAAAATGTTGAGGAATCAATTATGATAGATCAAGCACGCTGATAATGTATTACAACGTTGAGAAAGTATGccttatttttgttatttcaaTTTTCCAGATTATTTTCTCTTTGCTGAAAAACTTAAGAAACTTTTTTGTCCAGATCCGAAGATGACACTGGAAACAGCCAAAACTACTGAAACTGAAGCACTGAGAGCCATCATCAAAACAGATACAGTAGATAAAATTTCAAACCTTGTTTGAGGTAGTCAACTCAAATCAGCCAAAAATTTGGAAAGACTATTGAATTTGGATGCAAAACTTCGCTAGAATGCAGTATATCGCTCGAATTTATATTTGGACATCTATCTAAGTTGCAAATAAATAATGGATCTAAAACTAGCGAAAAAAGATCTCTTTCTTTACAAGAGATACCGAAATCAGCAGTTTATTAACCGATTTATAAAATTTCCATGATTGTACTCTATTAAGTATAACCAGCATCATCCATCAACTCATTTCTGTGATATTTTGCATCCATATTCTACAATTATTCGAGTTGTTAGACCTACTTACGACATTAATAAAGTACAAGGTTGAAATTAATGCAATTTTTCATGTAAAGGTAATTGAAACGCGGGCTAAAGCTTGAGAGGGTTTCTTTGTAATTTACCCTAAAAACTAACACAAGCAATCAAACACACTAAGGAGCCAGTTGGTTGAATGTAATTGTAAATATAGTGTAGTTAGAAATCTGTACAGATGGAAATACAACAGTTATAACTACATGCATCTTGTTCGGTTGGATGTAACAGAAAGCACTACAACTATAAATAAGCTGTTCGGTTGTAAGCAGCTGAAAAAGTACGTTCacaaacttttatttatatacgGGATGGTTCGATTACTCcctattttattagaaaaaggtaatttaaattaaaaaagttattagAAAGTAaggttttctcttttgtttaaaGTTGCCCTCTCCAAATCTCCAGTAGTTGAATTTAAATGCATCAtaccaaaccctagatttggatctGCATGCGGCGACGACAGCGGTTCAAGTGCAACTAAGCACAACCAAACAGCTTCTGAGTATAGTTCAAGAACTTCGAAACTACAAAAGTAACATTTGGACAAATTAACACCTTTAGCCAATTGTAAAGTTCACATTTTTCCCTACTCCACCAGAGTATTACCCCAAGAAACCCTCCAAAACAACTGTTTTTCACCTCAATTTTAACAAATCAACAAGAGGCTTAATTTCTTACCCTAACCCCAACCCTCTCCAATCACACATACAAATCACTACAAGAAACCAAACCCTAGCCAAACCAGGAGCGAGGGGAGGAAGAGGGTACCAAGCCATTGCCGCCGCCGCTCGTCGCCGAGGCGAGCTTCGGCGActcgccctccgccgccgcggagtccctccgccgccgccgcgcggccCCGCGGCTCCCGCCACTACTCTCCGTGACGCTCGACTCGTCCACCGAATGGTCCCGGTTCCGGACGCCCCCGGCGGCGGCCGCAAAAAGAGTTCCCGCGCCCCTCTCCGCCCCGGGCCCGGCGACCGGGACCCCGATCATAGGGAGCGGTTGCCACATCTCGGAGCTCGATCCCACTTCACATagctagggtttgatctctctaTTGCGAGGATTCGAAGCTTCGAATAAGAGAGCGTGAGAGTAGATCTGAAAGAAGAAGCGTGAGCTTGGGACTGACACTGTTactgagaaagagagagagagagagagagatcaaagaTTGTGACAGGGGGAATTAAATGCAGGTAAAAACGTACACAAGTTACTGAGTTACTGGGCTATtgatcattttaaattttaaatagccatttaatttttaaaaatttttattttttagattaaattttaaattttttaattttagtttgacgataatattttaattttaaaatttaaactaattaaattattttaataaatttatagttacgaaaattatataaattatattaactgAACTTGCAACGTtatcttcaaattttaagtattaATTGGActgtaaactttaaatttaaaaatattaactaGCCGACTTAAATGATCCATAGTTCTTGTCTTACATGTATTGAaagtttgatagaaaaattgtcgcctaaattataaaatttttataattacaaaataagtttcatttttttaataaattaattaatcatctcagttcataatttattaatttaaaataattagtaatagctaaaaggttaaaaaaaaaaaaaggcccagCGAAGTGCTTTGACTCTACTGTTAATAActgaatataataattataataaatgttATTCAAAAAAGcaattttacatttttctaaaaaatatatatataaattatctgaattatgaatcattttgagttGGTTATCCAACCTTCTAAGATTTTGAGTTCGCTatacaatttattaatttttttagttgagtcagtcaataaaattttttactttaaaattaggccaatttgtataaaaaattcacttattttgggcttttgcaaaaccggaccacctttttcgtttttgcatattcggtccgctttttcgtCCGcttgaccaaaatacccttattattttttctctttcctctttctctctcctctctgttTCTAtcgttctgtttttttttctcgccgcgCCCGCCGTTCTCCCTCGAATCCTCCTGCGTCGTCCCCATCACCGTCGCGTTCCCGAACCGCACCCTCCTCGCTCCCCCCGGCGACCCGCACCCCTCGACGGCCCCCACGgccgctcctccgccgccggccggaGCGACCCCCgccggccggcggcggaggagcggcCGTGGGGGCCGTCGAGGGGTGCGGGTTGCCGGGGGGAGCGAGGAGGGTGCGATTCGGGATCGCGACGGTGATGGGGACGGCGCAGGAGGATTCGAGGGAGAACGACGGCcgcggcgagaaaaaaaaaaagagcgatagaattacaccattacaccattaccattacaccactaccattacactattacaccattactattacaccattaccattacactattacaccatttacaccattacaccatttacaccatttacactattacaccattacaccatttgtcGACGGAGAATAACACGCGCgggtcttttttattttcttcttctttttcattttcttcttcttcctcctgcggAGGACCTCGACTCCCTCGATCTCCGCTGACGGGGGCGCCCCTTCCGCCACCGCCTtggcggcgcgcggcggcgctGATGGCGTCGTCGGACGAGGAGACGTTTTACACGCCGCAGCGCTCGGCGGAGTTGGCGTACAGCGACAGCCCCAGCAGCCCCATCTCGTGGCGGTGGTGTCGAAAGCTCGTCGGCGATGGTGAGGGAGCTGGTCGAGGTGGTGCTCGCGCTGTTGAGCTCGGGCTTGGCGGCCGCCGACTTGCGCTGGTCGACGAGGCCGCGCCGGCCGCGGGCTGCGACGAGCGGAGAAGCCGCGAAGCTCGGGGCCAGctccgccaccaccgccgcgtTGCTCCGCCGCAGCCGCTCATTCTCCTCCACCAACGCCGTCGCTCCTCCTatgttggcggcggcggcggcggaggtggtaGGGGTGGGGCCGAGGACGAGGAggcgaggaggagagggggagtcGGTCTAGagctgggggtccgcggcgaTGGGATcgaagaaaggagagagaaaaatatataagggtattttggtcagtttgctgaaaaagtggaccgaatctgcaaaaacgaaaaaggtggcccgattttgcaaaaatccaaaataagtggattttttatgcaaaaaggccttaaaattaaaatattttatttatctttatagatttagttaataaatttcatacaattctcataattattaatttattaaaataaataattagcttaaattatCAAGTTTAAGCATTTatatgttagaaaaatatttacatgCAGTTACACTC encodes:
- the LOC109712281 gene encoding transcription factor bHLH79-like, which codes for MWQPLPMIGVPVAGPGAERGAGTLFAAAAGGVRNRDHSVDESSVTESSGGSRGAARRRRRDSAAAEGESPKLASATSGGGNGLTNSEGKRLKGVNSVDNNVNVKGAAEASSGMANKQMDQIAPPPEPPKQDYIHVRARRGQATDSHSLAERARREKISERMKTLQDLVPGCNKVIGKASVLDEIINYIQALQCQVEFLSMKLEAVNSSMDTGIEAFPPKDFGPQTFNASSSLPFSLETPREYGQGSATEWLHMQVGGALDRVT